The Acidobacteriota bacterium genome contains a region encoding:
- a CDS encoding phosphate ABC transporter substrate-binding protein, producing the protein MNSVKKAAVGALALALSTTVLAETVKVDAAIPAYKRASGVSGNLNSIGSDTLNNLMTYWAEGFKKAYPNVNIQIEGKGSSTAPPALIEGTSQLGPMSREMTGGEKDKFEAKYGYKPTVVRVALDGLAVYVNKDNPIEKLTLQQVDGVFSSTRRRGGKDMKTWGDLGLTGDWASKPISLFGRNSASGTYGYFKEHALAKGDYKNSVKEQPGSSSVVQGVAEDKYAIGYSGVGYTTSGVKAVKLAEKAGGEYYGESYENVLAGKYPISRYLYVYVNKAPNKALDPLTREFLAFVLSKEGQEIVVKDGFFPMPAKTVADESAKLK; encoded by the coding sequence ATGAACTCTGTGAAGAAGGCCGCCGTCGGAGCCCTCGCTCTCGCCCTGTCCACCACCGTTCTGGCCGAGACCGTCAAGGTCGACGCCGCGATCCCCGCCTACAAGCGCGCGTCCGGGGTTTCGGGCAACCTGAACTCCATCGGCTCGGACACGCTCAACAACCTCATGACGTACTGGGCGGAAGGCTTCAAGAAGGCCTATCCGAACGTCAACATCCAGATCGAGGGCAAGGGCTCCTCGACGGCCCCGCCCGCGCTGATCGAGGGCACGTCCCAGCTCGGCCCGATGTCCCGCGAGATGACGGGGGGCGAAAAGGACAAGTTCGAGGCGAAGTACGGCTACAAGCCGACGGTCGTGCGGGTCGCGCTCGACGGCCTCGCCGTCTACGTGAACAAGGACAACCCAATCGAGAAGCTCACGCTCCAGCAGGTGGACGGCGTCTTCTCGTCCACGCGTCGCCGCGGCGGGAAGGACATGAAGACCTGGGGCGACCTCGGCCTGACGGGCGACTGGGCGTCCAAGCCCATCTCCCTCTTCGGCCGCAACTCGGCCTCGGGCACCTACGGCTACTTCAAGGAGCACGCGCTCGCCAAGGGCGACTACAAGAACAGCGTCAAGGAGCAGCCGGGCTCCTCATCCGTCGTCCAGGGCGTGGCCGAGGACAAGTACGCGATCGGTTACTCGGGCGTCGGCTACACGACGTCGGGCGTCAAGGCGGTCAAGCTCGCGGAGAAGGCGGGCGGCGAGTACTACGGCGAGTCGTACGAGAACGTTCTCGCAGGCAAGTACCCCATCTCGCGGTATCTCTACGTGTACGTGAACAAGGCCCCGAACAAGGCGCTCGATCCGCTCACGCGGGAATTTCTCGCCTTCGTCCTCTCGAAGGAAGGCCAGGAGATCGTCGTCAAGGACGGCTTCTTCCCGATGCCCGCGAAGACCGTCGCGGACGAGAGCGCGAAGCTCAAGTAG
- a CDS encoding response regulator transcription factor, whose translation MKPAPGPARPRIAVVEDDDDLAFTLTYNLKKEGRYEVERYAGGLVAMDELLVRPPDLVVLDLNLPDVDGLTICRELKKHEETRRIPILMLTARAEERDKLLGFELGADDYVTKPFSMKELLARIAAHLRRAASPESPDDVFEDGRLKIDRARHTVEVRGQQVHLTKKEFDLLWLLIRSGGRVVSRETILSRLWDYAADIETRTVDVHVRSLRKKIGDDVIETVVGVGYKFPK comes from the coding sequence GTGAAGCCCGCGCCCGGCCCCGCGCGACCCCGGATCGCGGTCGTGGAAGACGACGACGATCTCGCGTTCACGCTCACGTACAACCTCAAGAAGGAAGGCCGGTACGAGGTCGAGCGCTACGCGGGCGGCCTCGTCGCGATGGACGAGCTGCTCGTCCGCCCGCCGGACCTCGTCGTTCTCGACCTGAACCTGCCCGACGTGGACGGTCTCACGATCTGCCGCGAGCTGAAGAAGCACGAGGAGACCCGCCGGATCCCGATCCTCATGCTCACGGCGCGCGCCGAGGAGCGCGACAAGCTGCTCGGCTTCGAGCTGGGGGCGGACGACTACGTCACGAAGCCGTTCTCGATGAAGGAGCTCCTCGCCCGCATCGCCGCTCACCTGCGGCGGGCCGCGTCCCCGGAGTCGCCGGACGACGTCTTCGAAGACGGGCGGCTGAAAATCGACCGGGCCCGCCACACCGTGGAAGTCCGCGGGCAGCAGGTCCACCTCACGAAGAAGGAGTTTGACCTGCTCTGGCTCCTGATCCGGAGCGGCGGACGCGTCGTGTCGCGGGAGACGATCCTCTCGCGCCTCTGGGACTATGCGGCCGACATCGAAACGCGCACCGTCGACGTCCACGTCCGCTCGCTGCGCAAGAAGATCGGCGACGACGTCATCGAGACCGTCGTCGGCGTGGGGTACAAGTTCCCGAAATGA
- a CDS encoding phosphate ABC transporter ATP-binding protein: MTSSAPGPQAQAPIVSAPDRSVEGRPDVITCRNVNLFYGEKQALFDITIGCKKNAVTAFIGPSGCGKSTLLRCLNRMNDLIDGVKITGTIAIHGEDIYRRGTDVTEIRKRFGMVFQKSNPFPKTIFENVVYGLRIQGENRKGVLEEAAERSLRNAALWDEVKDRLGDSALGLSGGQMQRVCIARAIAVEPEILLMDEPCSALDPIATSKVEELIFELKERYTIVIVTHNMQQAARVSDETGFFMLGKLIEFDKTETIFTKPRQKTTEDYITGRFG, from the coding sequence ATGACGTCAAGCGCCCCGGGCCCCCAGGCGCAGGCCCCGATCGTCTCCGCTCCGGATCGCTCGGTCGAAGGGCGCCCGGACGTCATCACGTGCCGCAACGTGAACCTCTTCTACGGGGAGAAGCAGGCGCTCTTCGACATCACGATCGGGTGCAAGAAGAACGCGGTGACCGCGTTCATCGGGCCCTCGGGCTGCGGCAAGTCGACGCTCCTCCGGTGCCTGAACCGGATGAACGACCTCATCGACGGCGTGAAGATCACGGGGACCATCGCAATCCACGGCGAGGACATCTACCGGCGCGGCACGGACGTCACCGAGATCCGCAAGCGCTTCGGAATGGTGTTCCAGAAGTCGAACCCGTTCCCCAAGACGATCTTCGAGAACGTCGTCTACGGCCTCAGGATCCAGGGCGAGAACCGCAAGGGGGTCCTCGAGGAGGCGGCCGAACGCTCCCTGCGGAACGCCGCCCTGTGGGACGAGGTGAAGGACCGCCTCGGCGACTCGGCGCTGGGACTCTCCGGCGGCCAGATGCAACGCGTCTGCATCGCCCGCGCGATCGCCGTCGAGCCCGAGATCCTCCTCATGGACGAGCCCTGCTCGGCCCTCGACCCGATCGCGACGAGCAAGGTCGAGGAGCTCATCTTCGAGCTGAAGGAGCGCTACACGATCGTCATCGTGACGCACAACATGCAGCAGGCGGCGCGCGTCTCGGACGAGACCGGCTTCTTCATGCTCGGCAAGCTCATCGAGTTCGACAAGACCGAGACGATCTTCACGAAGCCGCGCCAGAAGACGACCGAGGACTACATCACGGGGAGGTTCGGGTGA
- a CDS encoding ABC transporter permease subunit, with amino-acid sequence MNTRRFWTRTSDRAASFAISAGGLLMIGSLVLIFGLIFSESLPLFRAPSLAASRSMGASIAGPALAAGLNEYLDGAEAVLPDGTVRVVDLETKAVRKSIPVAGLEGRRITAAARTFKDDYALGLSDGSVLAASARWQTSFDSGKRAVDFTFESHGFFPLDPAGRPASRVAVWQRSSGGFLVAASPEPGSLALGVGSDDGPHIVDLSAALKDDKVSALAFLDDGGLLCVGTEGGQVVAFSLAEPASPVRQESVALWPSDPAPVTALEALIGGQSLIAGDAKGRIAGLLRIRESEGSETRVLKAVRRFEPMSAAVTALSVSPRGKTFLAGDASGRVTAYFATNQRTLASASAGAPVAALATSPKGDGVLAITAAGLSEFALDAPHPAISWKALFGKVLYEGYDQPEYTWQSTGGTDDFESKLSLTPLIFGTLKGTFYALLFAVPVALAAAFYTAAFATPAVKRLVKPVVEIMAGLPSVVLGFLAGLWLAPVIQRSTLATLLLFPMIPLFVLAGVLAIQALPPRLHQRLHGGRELLVIIPLALAAVWFSSLAGPLIENVAFHGDFKAWLLSAAGLKYDARNSLVIAFAMGFAVIPIIFTISEDALSSVPEHLRAASLALGASEWQTAVRVILPTASAGIFSAVMIGFGRAVGETMIVLMATGNTPVMEWSIFNGMRTLSANIAVEISEAPFGGTLYRVLFLAALLLFVITFVVNTLAEILRQRLRKKYTVI; translated from the coding sequence GTGAACACCCGGCGCTTCTGGACCCGGACCAGCGACCGGGCGGCGAGCTTCGCGATCAGCGCGGGCGGACTCCTGATGATCGGGAGCCTCGTCCTGATCTTCGGGCTGATCTTCTCGGAGAGCCTGCCGCTGTTCCGGGCCCCGTCGCTCGCCGCATCTCGTTCGATGGGGGCCTCGATCGCGGGTCCGGCCCTCGCGGCAGGCCTGAACGAATACCTCGACGGCGCCGAGGCGGTGTTGCCGGATGGGACCGTCCGCGTCGTCGATCTCGAGACGAAGGCGGTCCGCAAGTCGATCCCGGTCGCGGGCCTCGAGGGGCGGCGCATCACAGCCGCCGCCCGGACGTTCAAGGACGATTACGCGCTCGGCCTCTCGGACGGCTCCGTCCTGGCGGCGAGCGCGCGCTGGCAGACTTCGTTCGACTCCGGAAAACGAGCCGTCGACTTCACGTTCGAGTCCCACGGCTTCTTCCCGCTCGACCCCGCCGGCCGGCCCGCGAGCCGCGTGGCCGTGTGGCAGAGAAGCTCGGGCGGTTTCCTCGTCGCGGCCTCCCCGGAACCGGGCTCCCTCGCCCTCGGCGTGGGGTCCGACGACGGCCCGCACATCGTCGACCTCTCGGCCGCGTTGAAGGACGACAAGGTTTCAGCCCTCGCGTTTCTCGACGACGGCGGCCTCCTGTGCGTGGGGACGGAGGGCGGGCAGGTCGTCGCGTTTTCGCTCGCGGAACCAGCCTCTCCCGTCCGGCAGGAGTCGGTCGCCCTCTGGCCTTCGGATCCGGCCCCCGTGACGGCGCTCGAGGCGCTCATCGGCGGGCAGTCTCTGATCGCGGGCGACGCGAAGGGACGCATCGCGGGCCTCCTCCGGATTCGCGAGAGCGAAGGGTCGGAGACGCGCGTCCTCAAGGCCGTCCGGCGCTTCGAGCCCATGTCCGCGGCGGTCACCGCGCTCTCGGTCTCCCCGCGCGGGAAGACGTTCCTGGCCGGCGACGCCTCCGGACGCGTGACCGCCTACTTCGCCACGAACCAGCGCACGCTCGCCAGCGCTTCCGCCGGAGCGCCCGTTGCGGCGCTCGCGACGTCGCCGAAGGGCGACGGCGTCCTCGCCATCACCGCCGCGGGGCTCTCGGAGTTCGCGCTGGACGCCCCACATCCCGCGATTTCGTGGAAGGCGCTCTTCGGCAAGGTCCTCTACGAGGGATACGACCAGCCCGAGTACACCTGGCAGTCGACCGGCGGCACGGACGACTTCGAATCCAAGCTGTCGCTCACGCCGCTCATCTTCGGGACGCTCAAGGGCACTTTCTACGCGCTGCTCTTCGCCGTCCCCGTCGCGCTCGCCGCGGCGTTCTACACGGCGGCGTTCGCGACGCCGGCGGTCAAGCGCCTCGTGAAGCCCGTGGTCGAGATCATGGCGGGCCTTCCGTCCGTCGTCCTCGGCTTCCTCGCGGGTCTCTGGCTCGCTCCCGTGATCCAGCGGTCGACGCTCGCGACGCTGCTTCTGTTCCCGATGATCCCGCTTTTCGTTCTCGCGGGCGTCCTCGCGATCCAGGCCCTGCCCCCGCGCCTCCACCAGCGCCTGCACGGCGGCCGCGAGCTCCTCGTGATCATTCCCCTCGCGCTCGCCGCGGTCTGGTTCTCGAGCCTCGCCGGGCCGCTGATCGAGAACGTCGCCTTCCACGGCGACTTCAAGGCCTGGCTCCTCTCGGCGGCGGGCCTCAAGTACGACGCCCGCAACAGCCTCGTCATCGCGTTCGCGATGGGCTTCGCCGTCATCCCGATCATCTTCACGATCTCGGAGGACGCCCTCTCGAGCGTGCCCGAGCACCTCCGCGCCGCGTCGCTCGCGCTCGGAGCCTCGGAGTGGCAGACGGCGGTGCGCGTCATCCTCCCGACGGCTTCCGCGGGCATCTTCTCGGCCGTGATGATCGGCTTCGGGCGGGCGGTCGGCGAAACGATGATCGTCCTCATGGCCACGGGCAACACGCCCGTCATGGAATGGTCGATCTTCAACGGGATGCGCACGCTCTCGGCGAACATCGCCGTGGAGATCTCGGAGGCCCCGTTCGGGGGGACGCTCTACCGGGTCCTCTTCCTCGCGGCGCTGCTCCTCTTCGTCATCACGTTCGTCGTGAACACTCTGGCGGAAATCCTCCGTCAGCGCCTCCGCAAGAAGTACACGGTGATCTGA
- a CDS encoding ACT domain-containing protein, with protein MTGLKFSMVPGTYAVCRMPASAALPAWAGKAFVSITRTADELSIVCEERRIPADVEDGIEFQLERGWVLLKLHGPFPLDAIGVLASVAKPLAEAAISLFALSTFDTDYVLVKRTHAKQAIAALTLAGHKLVEPTSGAFRRS; from the coding sequence ATGACCGGCCTGAAGTTCTCGATGGTCCCCGGAACCTACGCGGTCTGCCGCATGCCGGCGTCCGCGGCCCTGCCGGCGTGGGCCGGGAAGGCCTTCGTCTCGATCACGCGCACCGCCGACGAGCTGTCGATCGTGTGCGAGGAGCGCCGCATCCCGGCCGACGTCGAGGACGGCATCGAATTCCAGCTCGAGCGCGGCTGGGTGCTTCTGAAGCTCCACGGCCCGTTCCCGCTGGACGCCATCGGCGTCCTCGCGTCCGTCGCGAAGCCGCTCGCCGAGGCGGCGATCAGCCTCTTCGCGCTCTCGACGTTCGACACGGACTACGTTCTCGTCAAGCGCACCCACGCCAAGCAGGCGATCGCGGCGCTCACGCTGGCCGGACACAAGCTCGTCGAGCCGACCTCCGGCGCCTTTCGCCGCTCATAG
- a CDS encoding PAS domain-containing protein encodes MSRFFRRAALPALAGLVLGVLFALILGRVLDGAVRERGRSELVAKLDRLVPEFEADLRSRIAPTDRVRLAARQAGARLTLVEGDGTVLADSEVEADQVATVENHGSRPEIAAARRDLVGFGERRSATVLEPFVYVARRVGEEASPVGYVRLAISQNDLDSLEAPFRRTLTQISVLAGLLVGLVVTFIRQSHARALERVRAGVAEAAAGRHPAPPEGGSEETQEVYVALARFAQLVSAERAGSEKARLLARTVFEQVPVGLLVVDRSLALLDANPAALALFHVPAGAPRAALVDLVRHPDALHLFEAGVAAASSEAAPSSAVLRFGGELTPEQILEITVRSVPHRDAHGEPAAIGLVRDVTEREQMETMRRRFVSDVSHELRTPIAAIRAAVETLAGEDELPADIARLLGILERQSSEMEALVSDLTDLSQIESGAVMLQPERIAIKSLLTSVVRDLQSAAEARNVTVAVSTPEALAVSGDRRRLAQVFRNLVDNAVKFSPAGGRVDVLAEGGAEGPDGLAPCVVHVVDRGIGIPRSEQARIFQRFYRVDPSRAKSVPGTGLGLAIVKHILILHGGSIRVESEPGKGSRFTVSLPATTPHEAPALEETI; translated from the coding sequence ATGAGCCGCTTCTTCCGCCGCGCGGCCCTGCCCGCGCTCGCCGGCCTCGTTCTGGGCGTGCTGTTCGCGCTCATCCTCGGGCGCGTCCTCGACGGCGCCGTGCGCGAGCGCGGCCGGAGCGAGCTCGTCGCGAAGCTGGACCGTCTCGTTCCCGAGTTCGAGGCCGACCTGAGGTCTCGAATCGCCCCCACGGATCGCGTCCGCCTCGCCGCGCGCCAGGCCGGAGCGCGGCTCACGCTCGTGGAGGGAGACGGCACGGTCCTCGCCGACAGCGAGGTCGAGGCCGACCAGGTCGCCACGGTGGAGAACCACGGCTCGCGCCCCGAGATCGCCGCGGCCCGCCGGGACCTCGTCGGCTTCGGCGAGCGGCGGTCGGCGACCGTCCTCGAGCCTTTCGTCTACGTCGCCCGGCGCGTCGGCGAGGAGGCGAGCCCGGTCGGCTACGTCCGGCTGGCGATCAGCCAGAACGACCTCGACTCCCTCGAAGCGCCCTTCCGGCGGACGCTCACGCAGATTTCCGTCCTCGCCGGCCTTTTGGTCGGCCTCGTCGTGACGTTCATCCGGCAGAGTCACGCGCGCGCGCTCGAGCGCGTGCGCGCCGGCGTCGCCGAGGCCGCGGCCGGCCGCCACCCGGCGCCTCCGGAGGGCGGCTCGGAAGAGACTCAGGAGGTCTACGTCGCCCTCGCGCGATTCGCGCAGCTCGTCTCGGCCGAGCGCGCGGGCAGCGAGAAGGCGCGCCTCCTCGCCCGCACCGTCTTCGAGCAGGTGCCCGTCGGCCTCCTCGTCGTGGACCGCTCTCTCGCCCTCCTCGACGCGAACCCGGCCGCCCTCGCGCTCTTCCACGTGCCCGCGGGCGCGCCCCGCGCGGCGCTCGTCGACCTCGTCCGCCACCCCGACGCGCTGCACCTCTTCGAGGCCGGCGTGGCCGCGGCCTCGTCCGAGGCCGCGCCGTCCTCCGCCGTCCTGCGCTTCGGCGGCGAGCTGACGCCCGAGCAGATCCTCGAGATCACCGTCCGCTCGGTCCCCCACCGCGACGCCCACGGCGAGCCCGCCGCGATCGGCCTCGTGAGGGACGTGACGGAGCGCGAGCAGATGGAGACGATGCGGCGGCGCTTCGTGTCGGACGTCTCGCACGAGCTGCGGACGCCCATCGCCGCCATCCGCGCGGCCGTCGAGACGCTCGCGGGCGAGGACGAGCTGCCCGCCGACATCGCGCGCCTTCTCGGCATCCTCGAGAGGCAGTCCTCCGAGATGGAAGCCCTCGTCTCCGACCTGACGGACCTCTCGCAGATCGAGTCGGGCGCGGTCATGCTGCAGCCCGAGCGCATCGCGATCAAGTCACTCCTGACGTCCGTCGTCCGCGACCTGCAGTCCGCCGCCGAGGCGCGCAACGTGACCGTCGCCGTCTCCACGCCCGAAGCGCTCGCCGTCTCGGGCGACCGGCGCCGGCTCGCACAGGTGTTCCGGAACCTCGTCGACAACGCCGTGAAGTTCTCCCCCGCCGGCGGCCGCGTGGACGTCCTCGCCGAGGGCGGCGCCGAGGGGCCGGACGGGCTCGCGCCCTGCGTCGTCCACGTCGTGGACCGGGGAATCGGCATCCCCCGCTCGGAGCAGGCGCGGATCTTCCAGCGCTTCTACCGCGTCGACCCGTCGCGCGCGAAGTCCGTCCCCGGCACGGGCCTCGGCCTCGCGATCGTCAAGCACATCCTGATCCTCCATGGCGGGTCCATCCGCGTGGAGTCCGAGCCCGGCAAGGGCAGCCGCTTCACCGTTTCGCTGCCGGCCACGACGCCGCACGAAGCCCCCGCCCTCGAGGAGACGATATGA
- the phoU gene encoding phosphate signaling complex protein PhoU, giving the protein MKEHFSERLEALRRQLISMGAQAESQIAAAIEALVTGDAAKARSVIEGDKVIDQMEIKIDEGAVDLLATQQPVAGDLRLLVSALKINADLERIGDHAVNIAEAAERMAKTRPFKPWIDIPYMAEIARGMLQDSLDAFVRRDAALALAVCKRDDLLDEKNKSIIRELLTYMAENPSLITACLEIIGISRNLERVGDLATNIGEETIYIAQGDIIKHNMGPRPSEPAPDA; this is encoded by the coding sequence ATGAAGGAACACTTTTCCGAACGGCTCGAGGCGCTGCGCCGCCAGCTCATCTCGATGGGCGCGCAGGCCGAGAGCCAGATCGCGGCCGCCATCGAGGCGCTCGTCACGGGCGACGCGGCCAAGGCGCGTTCGGTGATCGAGGGCGACAAGGTCATCGACCAGATGGAGATCAAGATCGACGAGGGCGCGGTCGACCTGCTCGCGACCCAGCAGCCGGTCGCGGGCGACCTCCGCCTCCTCGTCTCGGCGCTGAAGATCAACGCGGACCTCGAGCGGATCGGCGACCATGCCGTGAACATCGCCGAGGCGGCCGAGCGCATGGCGAAAACCCGCCCGTTCAAGCCGTGGATCGACATCCCCTACATGGCCGAGATCGCGCGCGGGATGCTGCAGGATTCGCTCGACGCGTTCGTCCGGCGCGACGCCGCCCTCGCTCTCGCCGTCTGCAAGCGGGACGACCTTCTCGACGAGAAGAACAAGTCGATCATCCGCGAGTTGCTCACGTACATGGCCGAGAACCCGTCGCTCATCACGGCCTGCCTCGAGATTATCGGCATCTCGCGGAACCTCGAGCGCGTGGGCGACCTCGCGACGAACATCGGCGAGGAGACCATCTACATCGCGCAGGGCGACATCATCAAGCACAACATGGGGCCGCGGCCTTCCGAACCGGCGCCCGACGCCTGA
- a CDS encoding tautomerase family protein: MPLVRISLREGRTPEYRRAVADSVHDAMVATIGIPKDDRFQVITEHGSDGLIYDPAYLGIKRSDDVVFVQITLSTGRTVEIKKALYAKIAENLANRVGLRKEDVFVNLVEVVKENWSFGNGEAQYAG; encoded by the coding sequence ATGCCGCTCGTCCGCATCTCCCTCCGCGAAGGCAGGACCCCGGAATACCGCCGCGCCGTCGCCGACTCCGTCCACGACGCCATGGTGGCGACCATCGGGATCCCGAAGGACGACCGCTTCCAGGTGATCACCGAGCACGGGTCGGACGGCCTCATCTACGACCCGGCCTACCTCGGGATCAAGCGCTCCGACGACGTCGTCTTCGTCCAGATCACGCTCTCGACGGGCCGGACCGTCGAGATCAAGAAGGCCCTTTACGCGAAGATCGCCGAGAACCTCGCGAACCGCGTCGGCCTGCGGAAGGAAGACGTCTTCGTGAACCTCGTCGAGGTCGTCAAGGAGAACTGGTCGTTCGGGAACGGCGAAGCGCAGTACGCGGGGTGA
- the pstA gene encoding phosphate ABC transporter permease PstA, giving the protein MSVRSFLFKKGEPMIWLAGAGLAVSLILIGGLLFLVAARGLGSFWPRPLTLIETKDGKRWLGEILTVEPMPDRKDAAQRIRVKIGNRDLNGLDFKWIDEPDVVKSETPANALLVERQEYGNFHGFLKEIRVGERVVATGDAAGLERLRRLQSEIRPRYNANREVEKRDVGAINTELEKQRLVLRRAELAQAPDLARVRQTTESRISELKRRYEALRERLENERRDLSATTAVLIDAQGKAKSTPVRDIVRIVTPNDLSLFGKVRVYGARLAEFVADEPRESNTEGGVFPAIFGTILMVVLMTAVSVPLGVVAALYLREYARQGRLVRIVRIAVNNLAGVPSIVFGIFGLGFFVYGIGGQVDKLFFSEALPTPTFGTGGILWCAMTLAILTIPVVVVSTEEALAAVPAGMRHASLALGATKWQTTWRVVLPAAAPGILTGLILAMARGTGEVAPLMIVGVVKLAPNLPVDGIFPYLHLERKIMHLGFHLYDVGFQSPNVEAAIPMVYTTTILLLVIVVALNLTAILIRNVLRKKLKSSTF; this is encoded by the coding sequence ATGTCGGTGCGGAGCTTTCTCTTCAAGAAGGGCGAGCCCATGATCTGGCTCGCCGGGGCCGGCCTCGCGGTCTCCCTCATCCTCATCGGCGGCCTGCTCTTCCTCGTCGCGGCCCGCGGCCTCGGCTCGTTCTGGCCGCGCCCGCTGACCCTGATCGAGACGAAGGACGGCAAGCGCTGGCTCGGCGAGATCCTCACGGTGGAGCCGATGCCCGACCGCAAGGACGCCGCCCAGCGGATCCGCGTGAAGATCGGCAACCGCGACCTTAACGGGCTGGACTTCAAGTGGATCGACGAGCCCGACGTCGTGAAGAGCGAAACCCCGGCGAACGCGCTCCTCGTCGAGCGGCAGGAGTACGGGAACTTCCACGGCTTCCTCAAGGAGATCCGCGTCGGGGAGCGGGTCGTCGCCACGGGCGACGCCGCGGGCCTCGAACGCCTTCGGCGCCTCCAGTCCGAGATCCGTCCCCGGTACAACGCGAATCGCGAGGTCGAGAAGAGGGACGTCGGCGCCATCAACACCGAGCTCGAGAAGCAGCGCCTCGTCCTGCGCCGCGCCGAGCTCGCGCAAGCACCCGACCTCGCGCGCGTCCGCCAGACCACCGAGAGCCGCATCAGCGAGCTCAAGCGCCGCTACGAGGCTCTGCGCGAGCGCCTCGAGAACGAACGCAGGGACCTGAGCGCCACCACGGCGGTCCTCATCGACGCGCAGGGCAAGGCCAAGTCGACGCCCGTGCGGGACATCGTGCGGATCGTGACGCCGAACGACCTCTCGCTTTTCGGCAAGGTCCGAGTGTATGGCGCGCGCCTCGCCGAATTCGTGGCCGACGAGCCCCGGGAATCCAACACCGAAGGGGGCGTCTTCCCCGCGATCTTCGGCACGATCCTCATGGTCGTCCTCATGACCGCCGTTTCGGTTCCGCTCGGAGTCGTCGCGGCTCTATACCTGCGCGAGTACGCGAGGCAGGGCCGGCTCGTGCGCATCGTCCGGATCGCGGTCAACAACCTCGCGGGCGTTCCGTCGATCGTGTTCGGCATCTTCGGCCTCGGCTTCTTCGTCTACGGAATCGGAGGCCAGGTCGACAAGCTCTTCTTCTCGGAAGCGCTCCCGACTCCGACGTTCGGCACCGGCGGCATCCTCTGGTGCGCGATGACGCTCGCGATCCTCACGATTCCCGTCGTCGTCGTCTCGACCGAGGAGGCTCTCGCCGCCGTTCCGGCCGGGATGCGCCACGCGTCGCTCGCGCTCGGCGCCACGAAATGGCAGACGACGTGGCGCGTCGTCCTCCCCGCCGCCGCGCCCGGCATCCTGACGGGGCTGATCCTCGCGATGGCCCGCGGCACGGGCGAGGTGGCTCCGCTCATGATCGTGGGCGTCGTCAAGCTCGCGCCCAACCTGCCGGTCGACGGCATCTTCCCGTACCTCCACCTCGAGCGAAAGATCATGCACCTCGGCTTCCACCTCTACGACGTCGGGTTTCAGAGCCCGAACGTCGAGGCGGCCATCCCGATGGTCTACACGACGACGATCCTTCTCCTCGTGATCGTCGTGGCCCTCAACCTCACGGCGATCCTCATCCGCAACGTCCTCCGCAAGAAGCTCAAGTCCTCCACGTTCTGA